In Legionella cincinnatiensis, the DNA window TCGATTTTACGAGAACATTTTCCCTCAGTAACCTTTGCTTTTTTACCTGCAGATATCGTCAATCAAATTATTAATTTTGGTTTACCTTCTCCGATTAATATTCAGGTCATTGGTTTAAAGAAAAAGGAAAATGCTGAATATGCCAATAAATTATTAAATCAGCTAAAATTGATTCCGGGCCTTGTTGATGGGCGGATAAGACAAAAAAATAATTATCCTGAGTTTTTTGTTGATGTGGATCGTAGTTTGGCCCGTGAGCTAGGATTTACCCAATACGATGTTGCTTCTGATTTGTTGGTGACCTTATCAGGTAGTTTTCAAACCACACCCACATTTTGGTTGGATCCTCGCAATGGCGTTTCTTACCCTATTGTGACTCAGGCACCTCAATATGTAATGACTTCATTAAACGATTTACGTAATATTCCTATTGGAAGTTTAACAATACCGAGTCAATTGCAAATTTTGGGGGCTTTTGCCACAGTGAAACGTACATGGACTTCAGTTGTTGAATCACATTACAACGTTCAGCCAGTAATTGATATTTTTGCAACAATACAAGATAGAGATCTGGGCTCAGTAGCAAGTGATATTGAGAAAGTTATTGATCAAACTAAAAAGAACGTTCCTAAAGGATCGTCGGTAGTTGTTCGTGGTCAAATTGATACTAAAGAGCATGCGTTCAGCGGGCTTTATTGGGGGTTGGCTTTCTCCATTTTATTGGTTTATTTATTAATTGTGATTAATTTTCAATCATGGACGGATCCTTTTATTATTATCACTGCATTACCTGCTGCAATTGCGGGAATTAGTTGGATGTTATTTATGACTCATACTCCATTAAGTGTGCCTGCTTTGACTGGTGCAATTATGTGTATGGGGGTTGCAACGGCAAATAGTATCCTTATTATTAGCTTTGCCAGAGATCATTTGGCTACAGAAAATAATCCAATGCAAGCTGCTCTTGAAGCAGGGAAGACGCGTTTAAGACCAGTGATGATGACTGCTTTAGCGATGATTATTGGTATGTTTCCCATGGCGTTAGGATTGGGAGATGGAGGCGAGCAGAATGCTCCATTAGGACGAGCAGTAATCGGTGGTTTATCATTTGCTACCCTAGCTACGCTTTTTTTTGTCCCTTCTGTTTTTTATGTAATTCATGAGCGTAATTTGAAGAAAAAGCAAAGGAAAGAGCATGCTTAAAACAATTCACTCCCATTTACATAAACATAGGCATAAACGATTAATTATCGCTCTGGCTGTGTTTTTATTGATTCTGCTTCTTATTATTTTTTTGCGTGTTTATGCATCTATTCGTTTGCGCAATGAGACTAGAGCTGACGCTGTACCTGTGGTAAGGGTAATGACGGCAGAACAAGAAACAGGCATGGATCGAATAGTTTTACCCGGGAATGTTCAAGCTTGGCATGAGTCACCTATCTATGCCCGCACGAATGGGTATGTGAAACAATGGTATGTAGATATTGGTAGTCGTGTTAAAACAGGAGATCTGCTTGCCGTAATAGAAACTCCTGAGCTTGACGCTCAAGAACGTCAAGCAAGAGCTGATTTAAAGGTTGCAATTGCTAATAATAAAATCGCACAAATTACTGCAAAACGTTGGCGTCATTTAGTAAAAACGGAGTCTGTATCACAACAAGAAACTGATGAAAAAGTGAGCATTGCAGCTGCTCAAGAGGCCGCAGTGTATGCAGCTCAGGCTAATCTTCAACGCTTGCAAGAGTTAGTTGGTTTTGAGCGCGTTATAGCACCATTTGATGGGGTGATTACAGATCGTGCAACGGATATAGGTGATCTTATTGATGCAGGAAGTAGTACTAGTACACCA includes these proteins:
- a CDS encoding efflux RND transporter periplasmic adaptor subunit, with the translated sequence MLKTIHSHLHKHRHKRLIIALAVFLLILLLIIFLRVYASIRLRNETRADAVPVVRVMTAEQETGMDRIVLPGNVQAWHESPIYARTNGYVKQWYVDIGSRVKTGDLLAVIETPELDAQERQARADLKVAIANNKIAQITAKRWRHLVKTESVSQQETDEKVSIAAAQEAAVYAAQANLQRLQELVGFERVIAPFDGVITDRATDIGDLIDAGSSTSTPPLFRIAQTSPLRIYVKIPQYYSARIKPNMAVTLNFAEHPKQTFPAKLFETAHAIDPKTRTLLAQFTTKNKKGELLPGGYTEVLFTLDVPPNTVILPVNTLLFRAQGLQVAALDKDNKVVLKSITVRRDFGSKIEIATGVMPGDRIILNPPDGIINGETVRVVS